ACTAGAGATTTTTCATCGTTGATTATCCATCGATTACCAATGTTAGTTTATTGGAATCTTCATTCCTATAAACGAACAACGTGGTGTGAATAGGCTTCATCGAGAAAATATTTGGAGAAGGAATTTATTGTATGATGCTAATCTTCATTCCTAAGAATTCATAGAAGGCATTGCCAAAacttttgttgtgttgccaaagccTTCATTGCATCACTAAAGGTCTCATTGTTGCTTTGCCAAAGCATTTATTGTACGGTGATAATAATCATAGCTTAGATTCCGAATGTGGTTGTCCTAAAACTTGTCTTCCCTATGACCGAGTAGTCCGTTCATCGAGGAAAAGGTTCAACACTAGGCAGGCCATATGGTGAGAAGTATCATTGGTTTAGATCATATATCTTTTTGTGGTATTGTTTATTATGACTAAACACATCTAATACAAGTAAAATGATATTCACATTAATATTCCATTATATGTTTGAACAAAGTACCAATTATGATATCGGATGTCAAAACAACATATCTCATATCTAATGAGTAAAAATATCACATTAtcacaatcaattaatgagtaaAATTTCTTATCATTTGGAAAATCAACCGAACTTAAAACCTAAATTACCAAATATCCATAATCAAATCAATTAAATAAATTCAGGTGTACAACAACCTGCATAAGTCTGATATCTTCTGGTAGACTTATGAAGAACAGGACAAGAATAGTAATTCCATGCAGTGTATACAAAAGAATTAAGCAATCCTATTGATAATATCAAGGCAAATCTTCTCATCATTCTTCATTTTTTTACTACTTGTATGCATACAAGTTCATCTTGAATTCACCAAAAAAAAGTAAATGACAGGAATCACACTGCATGGTTGCAAACTGCAGATCAAGTTAAGCAGACAGTGGGAAATTGGAACCTGGAAACACAACTTGCTGGAACAAAACCTTACACCATGCATTATGCACTAACAGGATCAAAGAGTAGTTCTGTTTTTGGGGGCTACATTATACAATTCAATGAGTTCTGGCTCTCCTTGTAGCGGATGATGAACTTCCTCCAGAAATTTCTTCTCTGGATATTTCATGTATGTGTGTACATTTGGAGGTCACCGATGCAAATTCCCCTGGACTTGATGCCCATCAATATCCAATACATTGGAACCAACCTTTTCTCCAAACTCATCAACAAAAATCACTGACTGGGGTACAAGATAAGATGGAGCATATTTGGCTTCATTTACCAAGAACTCATGTTCTTCTCTTTAAAGAACCTGCCATTGGAGCCTTTTTTTGAATTCAAGCAACAAATCATCTAACCCCCCGAAGCTCTTAAAGAACTCCAAGTGAGCATTGAAATTCTTCTCGTTGATTGTCTGGAACACTCTTAGAGTTTGGTGGAACATCCTTGGGGCGTAGGCTACACCCAAACTCTCAATACGACTAATTAACACCTTCAGAGTTTTAGCCTTCTGGAATATCAGGCGAGGGTAGTGCCAATAGCATCTCACAATCCTTTACATCTCAATGTTAGGCTGAATCCTCTTCTCAATGCTATACCCGAGAAACTAGTGATCTTTCTTGCATAAATTCATCAAAAATTCATTGGACCCGAGGAGATATTACCGTAACTGGATCTTGGACACGATAGCTTGGAGTTTTTGGTTGATGACGATAGGATTTGATATGATAAGATGGGTGATGTTGGAGCAGGAGAAGACCAAATCCTGTAAAGCTCACAAATTTGAGGCTAGAGTCCTCTCCACCTCGAGGAGAAGCCACTCGAGGTTTAAAGATAGGACCCTTTTCATTTGAGCATTGTCAAAACCATAGCTTTTGAAGAAGCCAAGGATAGAGTAAGGCTAACGACGAGATTCGATGCGGCAAAGGAGCTTCGAGACCTTGGCCGCCTCATCTAGATCGAAGCCACAGGAGCCGACCAAGTATTCAGCCATGAGAATGCTCTGTGGAACCTCGAAGGTGACGAAGTAAGAatcgattgaaaaaaaaaaaacagcactGGTCAAACAACAACGAAGGATGAAGGTAAGGGCTAGAGAGAAAAGTATGTTGCTTCGCTAAAACTTAACAAAGATGGTATTGCCATATCCTAAAGGAACACATTAGGGTCGAAAGTACTTGCAACTTAACCCTTGGAAGTTCGTTACAGTGTTCAaggaaattatttatatttttgttggTCAAAGATTTCTACGATCGCAATCATCTTtttctaattaaaaataataaatgaattAATAAACAATAAACGACATGTGAGTCTTAATGCTTGTAAAAGTAGATGGATTAATAATTATACtacctaaattataaaataaaatcaatgataatatgcttatttaaagatattttatcgTAAAAGTCTCATCTTTGAATTCAGATTCATTTTAATCCTTATGATTTTGATCACTtaaacttttacgatttactcatgcatataataatctatatattttaaaaaacgtagcatataagttCCTTCcgttaagtctgagttaacaaacattaaaatctacttacgtgacatgttgactcataataaattattaataaaataatacataaattatatatatatatatatatatatatatatatatatatatatatatatatagagttctACAAATTGAAAGGATCTCAATCTTTTAAAGATAAAATTCTCCACAAAAATTAACAAAACTTACAAAGAGCATTAGAATTAACAAAACTTACAAAGAGCATTAGTTTTTTTTGCTACTGCAACAACTTTTGTTGGAAAAATATCTCCATCCAGCAACTAGATGCCTTATCCATCAACTAGTTCTCAGGCAAGAAAGTACATAATATAATTCTTGGCTGATAACAAGTCAAGCCTTTGACAGAAAAACATTTCTATGATGACCAACAAGTATTAGGGTGCAAATCCACTATGGCGTCTGTTGATCCTAAGGACTCAACTAAGACGAAAAATTATCCagaaaattccaatttctgtcacaAGAATAACCAGTGCTTCTGTTTAATTTGACAGAGTACCTACCTGCAAAAGATGCTGTGACTATCATTTCTCCAGGGCCAATGATGCATCAAAACCTAAAAGAAAGCACAAAGCAAAAGAATTAGCATGCTACAATGCCTCAGGGAAgattattttgatttatttgtCCAGAGACAACAATACATCAACGTGTTAATAAAACGAACACACCTAAAGACAAATTCAGATATAGAGCTGAGACTAGCATGCTATACTACAACAGAATAGCATAAATAAGAATCTGGAGAGTTAAGGGCTGGAATCAAATTCCAGATTACATGCTGCCATTAGGCAATAAATTTAGAGATGCTTTATAGTCACATTGAAGCTCAAGTATGTAACATAGAAACAACCTGCACTTGACTTGCAGATCACCTTTTTGTCATATAGCTCTTACAGATATGACAATAAGAAGATACCCAATAAAGGTTGCAAAAGAAACATACAGTAGCAAAAGCCAAAAAAGTTGAAAATTTGGATTTTCATAGTGCATAAACCACTTTAActatatatcataaatataattaaagattCAAACTGTCAGAAATATCTTGACTCGAGTTTGACAGTGGGCAAAATACATTTTGGGAAGGGTTTTTTTACTTCATTTTGGGAAGGTTGAAGTTGGTATCATATGACAGTGGACAAAATACATTTTGGGAAGGGTGAAATTGATTTACAAGAAGCCAGCGAGTCTCATTTCTCTTTCATTACCGGAAGACTGGGCAATGGCTGAATTTTGCTTATAAAAGTAGCTCCTAGAATTATATTTACTTTTCCAATTTGTTCAACATAGCCTAACTATTGTAATCGAACTAGCACACTGCATATGCCAACCACTGGACAGTAACACCTGCTAAAAGAGCAATTTCTGAGAACACTGTTAATTCACTTCATTTGCACCAAACACTCTGCAAACCGAGCTAACACCCACGTATTTTGGATTGATAAGAACATGTTATGCTCAATATGACCAAATCATAAGAGGAGAGGAAAATATCATCCAAACATCAGTAATACACAGAGCAAAATAATAATACTCATTGCCAACAATTGAAAAACCATCTCATCAAGTCTCATCATTATTAATATAGTAAACGTCTAACTATAATTTTATTAGATAATCAGCTAAGGATTTCACCTAGCCGGAACAGAACACTTCTTCAATCCTTAGCTCCCTAGCTATGGACCAtctgaaatatgtaattttcagctCGCAAGGGATTATCCTAGTAGAAACAGGACGTCAAGAAATCTAATCATGTGTCACGGAATCAGCttataagaatcataatatgaaaaGGCAAGCATAAACTAGAATAGAAGATCTCATAATTTCTTCATGAGAAAAGCACATCCAGCAATGCGCTTAGCTGAACTCAACTTGTCCGACCACTTGGGATGAAACAAGCTCCTTATAGATTAAGAACTCAATTCATATCACATTCCAAGCTATTACTTCATTACTCGAATGGAATGGTGCACCACTCACAATGGTAGAAACACGTCTACAATCTCTTATCATCATGTTGGAAGACTACTAATCCCATTCGAAACTGCCTGCTAATGCTGTCAATATTGTTCATCAAACTAATCAATTAAGAAAGAGAATTAAATTTGACAAACAAAATACACAAAAAGAGGATGATACTCAACATCGTTTCTCTTTTTTGGGTTTTGGATTTGGATAGGAGAGTAGCAAAGTGATATAAAAGGTGATCGACCCTAACCGTAAATCAAAAGCTTCATCCTCCACCTCAAAATCACCTAAGCGTCCAACCCAGTCATCCAAAAGAATCCTACTTCTTATCATTTCGAAAATTAACCAAAACTCAAACCTAATTACCAAATATCCGTAGCCAAATCAATTAAAACATTTAGGTGTCGAACAACCTACATAAGTTTGATATCTTCCAGTAGACTTAAAACGAACAAAACAAGAATAACAACCACATCTACAGAAAGTGATTATCAACAAGCAATTAACTATATCGACAATATCATTGCAAATCTTCTCATCAGTCTTCATTTTCTTGCTATATGTGTGCATCCAAGTTCATCTTACATTCATAAAGAAAAAAAGTAAATGGCAGGAATTATTTGGTCGCAAACTGCAGATAAAAGTTTAATGGCAGATATCACACTACATGGATGCAAACAGTTATGCAGAGAGTGGAAAATTGGAACCTGGTAACACAACTTGCTGGTACAATACCTTGCACCATGCATTATGCACCTGCAGTATCAAAGAGCATTTCTGTTTTTGGGGCTACATTATACAATTCAATGAGTTCTGGAAACTCCTTGTAGCGGAAGATGAACTTCTCCAGAAATTTCTTCTCCGTATATGACATGTATGTGTCCATTCGGAGGTTACGGATGTGAACTCCCCTTGACTTCAGGCCCATCATTATCCGATACCTGGGAATCAATCTTTTCTCCAAACTCATCGTCAAAATCATTGGCCGGTGTGCAAGATAATACGTAGCGCATCTGGTTTCATTGACCAAGAACTCCATCTTTCTCTGCAAATTCTTTAAAGAACATGCCACAAGAGTAGGAACCTTTCTGAATGCAGCAAGGAAATCATCCTCGGACCACCCGAAACCCTTGAAGAACTCCAAGTGAGCCTTGAAGTTCTTCTCGGAGACATTGTGGAGCACAGTCAGGGTCAAGGGGAACATCCCTGAGGTGCGAGCTACTCCCAAATCCTCGACACGACTGATTAACGCCTTCAGGGTTTCAGCCTTCTGGGCTATGAGGAGGGGGCGGTGCCGTAGGATCATTGAGAGCTTCTGATCCGTGATCCCGAAATCCCTTAGAATCTCAATGTTAGGCTGGATCTTCTTCTCGATGCTATACGAGAGAAACCACCTGTTTCTCTTGCATAACTTCATCAGTAAGTCGTTGGACCCGAGGGTGCCTTGCCAAAATTGTATCTTGGACAAGACGTTCTGGAGTTTGTGGCTGATGACGGCGTTATTCGAGCTGACGAGGTGGGTAATGTCGGAGCAGGAGAAGCCCAGATCCTGCAAAGCTCGGAACTTTGGGGCCAGAGTCTTCTCCACGTCGAGGAGAAGCCACTGGGGGTTTACAGATAGGACCCTTTTCATCTGAGTATTATCAAAACCGTGGCTTTTGAAGAAGCCAAGGACGGAGTCAGGCTGATGACGGGATTCGATGCCGCTAAGGAGCTTCGAGGCCTTGGCCGCCTCATCCGGATCGAAGCCACAGGAGCTGACCAGGTATTCAGCCATGAAGCTGCTCTGTGGAGCACCGGAGACGGCGGAATAAGAATGGGTTGAGAGAAAACCGGCAGCATCGGCCGGACGACGGCGAGGGATGAAGGTGAAGGCTTTGAACAAGAGAGAGACGAACGGCGGCCTATTCATCAACGTCATCGTCGTCTACTTCTCCTTCTTTGTATGTTCCTTCTCTTCACCAAGACCTAGCGATGGTGGTGTTGCTGCGTCTGAAGGAAACTGGCCGGAAGTACCTGCTTCCAAAACCCTAGAAGTGCGTCACTGTGTCCGAGGAACTCTTTTGTTCGGTCGGAGATTTCTGCGACCGCATGCCTTTTTTTTTCCAGCTACTTTATTTTGTGTgccaacattaaaaaaaaaataatccgaTCTACAAAATCCGATTTAGTTTTATAGAACACTAATTTACCTCTTATTTTTCACTAAGTTATTTATGTCACATGATCTCCAATAAAACGAGGGATTTTTTTTCATTGATTATCCACCTATCACTATTGTTAGATTATTAGAATCTTTATTCGTCGACAAAGCATATAAAGAAATTTTTGTTGATGTATTAGccaaatcttttattttattatctaaGAATTTATGAAAGATATTAACTAAGCCTTTGTTGTATGGTCATACAATATTAATTACCATAGTCTAGATTCCTAATGCGGTCATCATGAAACTTGTCTTACCTATGATCGAAATAACTCGTTCATTAAAGCATCGTCGGTGTAAAATTTGTCAAAGCTATGGTTTTTAGTAttgtttgagtttttttttcaaCTCAAAATAAATTATTTCGAAATATTATTCCTAAAttctttaaaatttaaaatattaatcttacaAAACTTTTTGTAAGTAAGAATTGAGTGATTTTATAGAGCACGGATGACACTTGATGATCTTTACATCCAATAATTTCATTGAGGATTAAGGTGATAAGATGTTCGAGTCTATGATCACGAAGAATCTTTAGTAATTTCTTATTTTTATCTCGATACTTTTAACAATTGGTGCATATTTGTTTTGTAACTATAATAGAAGTATcctgtaaataaaataatttgataaatgCACCAAATGCAGAATACTACAACATCATAACATATCAAATTcaatgggaaaaaaaaagaccCATTGCCAACAATTGAAAAAACATCCCATCAAGTCTCATAATTATTAATATAGTAAACGTCTAACTATAATTTTATTAGATAATCAGTCAAGGATTTCACCTTGCCGGAACAGAACACTTCTTCAATCCTTAGCTCCCTAACTATAGACCAtctgaaatatgtaattttcagctCGATAAGGATTATCTTAGTAGAAACAGGACGTCAAGAAATCTAATCATGTGTCATGCAATCAGCTTATAAGAATCATTATATGAAAAGGCAAGCATAAACTAGAATAGAAGATCTCATAATTTCATCATGAGACAAGCACATCCAGCACTTAGGACGGAACAAGCTCCTTATAGATTAAGAACTCAATTCATATCACATTCCAAGCTGTTACTTCATTACACGAATGGAATGGTGTGCACTACTCACAATGGTAGAAACACATCTACAATCTCTTATCATCATGTTGGAAGACTACTAATCCCATTCGAAACTGCCTACTAATGCTGTCAATCTTGTTCATCAAACTAATCAATtaagaaagagaacaaaatttGACAAACAAAATACACAAAAAGATGATGATACTCAACATCGTTTCTCTTTTTTGGGTTTTGGATTTGGATAGGAGAGTAGCAAAGTGATATAAAAGGTGATCGACCCTAACCGTAAATCAAAAGCTTCATCCTCCACCTCAAAATCACCTAAGCGTCCAACCCAGTCATCCAAAAGAATCCTACTTCTTATCATTTCGAAAATTAACCAAAACTCAAACCTAATTACCAAATATCCATAGCCAAATCAATTAAAACATTTAGGTGTCGAACAACCTACATAAGTTTGATATCTTCCAGTAGACTTAAAACGAACAAAACAAGAATAACAACCACATCTACAGAAAGTGATTATCAACAAGCAATTAACTATATCGACAATATCATTGCAAATCTTCTCATCAATCTTCATTTTCTTGCTTCATGTGTGCATCCAAGTTCATCTTACATTCATAAAGAAAAAAAGTAAATGGCAGGAATTATTTGGTTGCAAACTGCAGATAAAAGTTTAATGGCAGATATCACACTACATGGATGCAAACAGTTATGCAGACAGTGGAAAATTGGAATCTGGTAACACAACTTGCTGGTACAATACCATGCACCATGCATTATGCACCTGCAGTATCAAAGAGCATTTCTGTTTTTGGGGCTACATTATACAATTCAATGAGTTCTGGAAACTCCTTGTAGCGGAAGACGAACTTCTCCAGAAATTTCTTCTCTGTATATGACATGTATGTGTCCATTTGGAGGTTACCGATGTGAACTCCCCTTGACTTCAGGCCCATCAATATCCGATACCTGGGAATCAATCTTTTCTCCAAACTCATCGTCAAAATCACTGGCCGGTGTGCAAGATAATACGGAGCGCATCCGGTTTCATTGACCAAGAACTCCATCTTTCTCTGCAAACTctttaaagaatatgccacaatagAAGGAGCCTTTCTGAATGCAGCAAGGAAATCATCCTCGGACCACCCGAAACCCTTGAAGAACTCCAAGTGAGCCTTGAAGTTCTTCTCGGAGACACAGTGGAGCACACTCAGGGTCTGGAGGAACATCCCTGAGGTGCGAGCTACTCCCAAACCCTCGACACGACTGATTAACGCCTTCAGGGTTTCAGCATTCCGGGTTATGAGGAGGGGGCGGTGCCGTAGGATCATTGAGAGCTTCTGATCCGTGATCCCGCAATCCCTTAGAATTTCAATGTTAGGCTGGATCGTCTTCTCGATGCTACACCCGAGAAACCACCTGTTTTTCTTGCATATCTTCATCAGTAAGTCTTTGGACCCGAGGAGGCCTTGCCATAATTGGATCTTGGACAAGATGGTCTCGGATTTGTGGCTGATGACGCCGTTATTCGAGCTGACGAGGTGGGTAATGTCGGAGCAGGAGAAGCCCAGATCCTGCAAAGCTCGGAACTTTGGGGCCAGAGTCTTCTCCACGTCGAGGAGAAGCCACCGGGGGTTGACAGATAGGACCCTTTTCATCTGAGCATTATCAAAACTGTGGCTTTTGAAGAAGCCAAGGACGGAGTCAGGCTGATGGCGCGATTCGATGCGGCCAAGGAGCTTCGAGGCCTTGGCCGCCTCATCCGGATCGAAGCCACAGGAGCTGACCAGGTATTCAGCCATGAAGCTGCTCTGTGGAGCCCCGGAGGCGGCGGAAAAAGAATGGGTTGAGAGAAAAACGGCAGCATCGGCCGGACGACGGCGAGGGATGAAGGTGAAGGCTTTGAACAAGAGAGAGACGAACGGCGACCTATTAATCAACGTCATCGTCGTCTACTTCTCCTTCTTTGTATGTTCCTTCTCTTCTCCGAAACCTAGCGATGGTGGTGTTGGTGCGTCTGAAGGAAACTGGCCGGAAGTACCTGCATCCAAAACCCTAGAAGTGCTTCACTGTGTCCGAGGAACTCTTTTGTTCGGTCGGAGATTTCTGCGACCGCATGCCTTTTTTTTTCAGCTACTTTTTTTGTGTgccaacataaaaataaaaaaactaatcCGATCTACATAATCCGATTTAGTTTTATAGAACCCTAATTTACCTCTTATTTTTTACTAAGTTATTTATGtcacatatcttcaataaaacgaGAGATTTTTTATCATTCATTATCCACCTATCACTATTGTTAGATTATTGGAATCTTTATTCGTCTCGTCGATAAAGCATATAAAGAAGTTTTTGTTGATGTATTAGTCAAATCCTTTATTTTATTATCTAAGAATTTATGAATGACATTGCCTAAGCCTTTGTTGTATTGTCAAAGCCTTCAATGCATCACTAAAAGCCTTCAATGTATTAGCTTTGCCAAAATATTTATCGTACAATGTTAATTACCATAGCTTAAATTCCTAATGTGGTCATCATGGAACTTGTCTTACAATACTCCGTTCGTTAAAGCATCGTCGGTTTAAAATTTGCCAAAGCTATGATTTTTTGTGttgttttagtttttttttcaaCACAAAATATTATTCCTAAAttctttaaaatttaaaatattaatcttacaAAACTTTTTCTAGGTGAGAATTGAGTGATTTTTTAGAGCACAATAACTAAAACTCTTGAAATCCACCATGTGAGTTTGTAACGGTGATATCAATTGCTATGATAGGGAAACTAGTTCTATAAAGTTTTTTAACGTTGCATTAGTTAGTATATCTTGGATATTACTGTTTTGAAACAATGTTTAGTATTAGGTGCCTACATCTTCatttcatttatatttatttgCTATTATAGATTTTCAGTATCATTTGAATATGCTAAACTATTTTTGATAGGAAAATATTTAGCATTCTAGATGAATCAAGAGTTTTAACCAAACATAACTTTTGTCACTTCCAAAATCAGAAGTATTCACGAAGGATATACTTCCATACAATTTCAAACTTTAAACATTGAATGGGAAGTAAGCCAAGTTAAAAGGATCTAATTTCGGACAACTTTAATCTATATTTTAGGAAGTAATCATGAGATACATGATTAGATTAAAGAATCCATTTTCGCATAAATCCTAACTTTAATTTGAATGAGACATTTTTAATAGATGAGAATGAAAATAGTTTCAAGATATTTGAATAACCTAATTTTGATCATAATGTTTTGTTGTCTATGCTAGCTAGAGATGGGCTTTTTTTATAATACATCAATACAAGTTTTTAGCAAATGTGACATAATATTATAAAGCATTTTGaactattattaatattaaatatgaaGTTAGCATTGCACAATTGATCTTACAATCCTTATTATAATAATGTTTTAGTTGAATTATGAAAGAGGACTTTAATATGAAGTTGACATTGCACAACTAAGTTATATTCAATTAGAGCACCTATTCAAAAAAACctctaatttaaataattaaatatcataataatttttaaatattaaaatgataTTAATCATGTTATAATCATGTCCTACTAAATCTATGAAAATCTAAGTTAGTTTAGTAGAAGTCAAAATTGAACTAAGATACACATATCACTTTtacataaaagaaatatttagcAAATTTCGTATATAGTACACATCAAAGACATACCATTGAACTTTCAGAACAATGACATACAATTGTATACAATAGGAACTAGCGTACATATCACAATACATATTACAGTAGTGACACACCAAAGACATATCATTCAATTTACATACATACAACATCCTAGTACTCGCAAACCAGAGATATATAATTCAATTTTCACAACAATGACATATAATTATATACCATACGAATACGCATACACATCATAATACAATCATAGTAGCCGACATTCTacatttacaacaacatacaattaTAAATGATATGGTATTCTATTACATGTTTGACATGGTACCAATTATGGTATCCGGATGTCAAAACAACATATCTCATATCTAATGAGCAAAACTATCACATTATCACAACCAATTCTCCTAAATTGTGACAAAATGAACTTCATTCAATATAGCATTTGCAATTTCCATCCGAAATAACATGTGTGAAATTTATTTCTTTGTACATCAATAAGTGATCCATATATCTTATCATGAATACAATTCAGTCATTGCTAGAAAATGTGTTAATCAATTAGTAAAATCACCATGATgaatcatcaaaataaattaagcaaACACTTATGATTCGTCTTGCCGTGGGCATTTCACAACTTTCAACTTCCACCCTTACTAAGAATCTTCTCATAAATATCAAGGTGGAGACTGCTAAAATCAACAGCAGATATTTTCTTAAACATTTATATctgtttataaataaataaatagtcaaTGCCAGAAATAAATATAATTCACCAACTAATTCCAAGTTACACTTACCACTGATTTTAAactgtctgaatgcagttttttggggagagagggagagagagagagagagggagagagagatacAATGGAAATAGAAATTCTTCTGAAGATCTATGAATCACCATATGCCAATGTTCCTTGTGACAAAACTATTTCTTAGGAAGTCATTGAGGGCAGTTTTGAAGCTTATATTTGAATTCTTCATCCCAAATGCATGATATACTTCCTACAGTTTAAAACAAAAAACATATTAGTTCTCAATTCATTACAAAGTAGTCATTATTAATACATGAACATAAATATACGTCACAAACTTGAAACCAACTCTACATAATCATTGATGGCCAAAATTTATGTCCCATTAGCATTACATTACGACAAATATGGACTAATAAGCATCGATCATCTCTCTGTCAGTAAAATCACCTTCCTTGTGATAAATGTTCATCCATCTTGTGTTGAGACAACTTGGGAATATCAACTTTTCATCACTTATATCAGATGTTATATTTTcctttagataaattattttttataagaaacaTGAGCTATATTTTAATACTTGATAGATTTTTAACCGATAAAGCCTTTGGACATTCGACTATGTCGCTCCTGATTCATCCTTCCACATTCTAGGTGTGATGGAATGAACTATGGATGACTCTTGATGATCTTTACATCCAATAATTTCATTGAGGATTAAGGTGATAAGATGTTCGAGTCTATGATCATGAAGAATCTTTAGAAATTTCTTATTTTTATCTCGATACTTTTAACAATTGGTGCATATTTGTTTTGTAACTATAATAGAAGTATCCtgcaaataaaataatttgataaatgCACCAAATGCAGAATACTACAACATCATAACATATCACATTCAATGGAAAATAAAAAGACCCATTGCCAACAATTGAAAAAACATCCCATCAAGTCTCATAATTATTAATATAGTAAACGTCTAACTATAATTTTATTAGATAATCAGTCAAGGATTTCACCTTGCCGGAACAGAACACTTCTTCAATCCTTAGCTCCCTA
The DNA window shown above is from Musa acuminata AAA Group cultivar baxijiao chromosome BXJ2-4, Cavendish_Baxijiao_AAA, whole genome shotgun sequence and carries:
- the LOC103974479 gene encoding transcription termination factor MTERF6, chloroplastic/mitochondrial-like, which encodes MTLMNRPPFVSLLFKAFTFIPRRRPADAAGFLSTHSYSAVSGAPQSSFMAEYLVSSCGFDPDEAAKASKLLSGIESRHQPDSVLGFFKSHGFDNTQMKRVLSVNPQWLLLDVEKTLAPKFRALQDLGFSCSDITHLVSSNNAVISHKLQNVLSKIQFWQGTLGSNDLLMKLCKRNRWFLSYSIEKKIQPNIEILRDFGITDQKLSMILRHRPLLIAQKAETLKALISRVEDLGVARTSGMFPLTLTVLHNVSEKNFKAHLEFFKGFGWSEDDFLAAFRKVPTLVACSLKNLQRKMEFLVNETRCATYYLAHRPMILTMSLEKRLIPRYRIMMGLKSRGVHIRNLRMDTYMSYTEKKFLEKFIFRYKEFPELIELYNVAPKTEMLFDTAGA
- the LOC103980310 gene encoding transcription termination factor MTERF15, mitochondrial-like, with protein sequence MTLINRSPFVSLLFKAFTFIPRRRPADAAVFLSTHSFSAASGAPQSSFMAEYLVSSCGFDPDEAAKASKLLGRIESRHQPDSVLGFFKSHSFDNAQMKRVLSVNPRWLLLDVEKTLAPKFRALQDLGFSCSDITHLVSSNNGVISHKSETILSKIQLWQGLLGSKDLLMKICKKNRWFLGCSIEKTIQPNIEILRDCGITDQKLSMILRHRPLLITRNAETLKALISRVEGLGVARTSGMFLQTLSVLHCVSEKNFKAHLEFFKGFGWSEDDFLAAFRKAPSIVAYSLKSLQRKMEFLVNETGCAPYYLAHRPVILTMSLEKRLIPRYRILMGLKSRGVHIGNLQMDTYMSYTEKKFLEKFVFRYKEFPELIELYNVAPKTEMLFDTAGA